One genomic region from Bacteroidota bacterium encodes:
- a CDS encoding T9SS type A sorting domain-containing protein, whose translation MLLSTKSGNVILDLRQYVSTAQIDTYRVLIALDGTDASLFPMVFSWPNLSSYYGGSVHLKADANGSAFDIDMKAQTSYTLASYPFTPPLASFSVYIIAGGPLHGPTLPVVSTYAEANGGLQAIVHAPAGAVASPRTGFAVTPGTTSAWFEYGPTTGYGSSTAPHSISSGISATIFDSFDPSSLPANSRLHFRGVAQNSLGTFYGGDRIFSNGTPAPELSADTTKYRTATYRDWADAKDQKGKRLAVKGKPSKVDFVFNVRAAVIPLTNSADTMLNLKFNVPIETLIVTGGKIVQFPICYHMTWNDSKHQTANFNFGCQAGLLPGDTIQFSGRGLKGKPVAVAYKWVRPDKSVIFSGSLPNAHAPAGDTMKTNILRYPMPNLQNVGLDIYGGTMQTAVDITVGTNADLKGAHTVYHPKFKDVVKSLVKGVKGGDLYHIAPPHPLNTFDKKGDPITKKQKSLPPDKHNNSLFGAQLALKLNIAASDSGDFPQGLGDLIYDNSSVKLVTGPFDGLTIRAIADSVDKYLGDNGAVAGTEDSTEFYKVDSLINAAFAGPLDTISWSNRKVVTTGVRPLSDVPYLHTPPVNTPRVIVGHGPSTTYIRVPEAFQLRQNYPNPFNPQTTIEFSLPEPSIVTLKIYNVLGQEVAKLLNGETMDNGSQEVEFNAASLPSGVYFYRLEAQSILDEETGTLGEMRTSVKKMMLLR comes from the coding sequence ATGTTGTTGTCGACCAAGTCCGGAAACGTGATCCTGGACCTCAGGCAGTATGTCAGCACGGCGCAGATCGACACTTACAGAGTTTTAATCGCTCTTGACGGAACCGATGCCTCTCTTTTTCCGATGGTCTTTTCCTGGCCAAATCTCAGCTCGTATTATGGGGGCTCCGTCCACCTCAAGGCGGATGCCAACGGCTCGGCCTTTGACATCGACATGAAGGCGCAGACGTCTTACACCTTGGCCAGCTACCCCTTCACTCCCCCTCTGGCATCCTTTTCGGTCTACATCATCGCTGGCGGGCCGTTGCATGGTCCGACGCTTCCCGTAGTATCGACTTATGCGGAGGCGAATGGCGGCCTACAGGCGATCGTGCATGCGCCCGCGGGTGCGGTGGCGTCACCAAGAACCGGGTTTGCCGTTACGCCGGGAACGACCAGCGCGTGGTTCGAGTACGGACCGACCACCGGTTACGGAAGTTCAACCGCGCCTCATTCGATTTCCAGCGGAATCAGCGCCACTATTTTTGACTCGTTTGATCCGAGCTCTCTTCCCGCGAACTCACGACTCCATTTCCGAGGGGTAGCTCAGAACAGTCTTGGCACTTTTTACGGCGGCGACCGGATCTTCTCGAACGGAACCCCCGCCCCCGAGCTATCCGCAGACACTACAAAGTATAGGACCGCAACATACCGGGACTGGGCTGATGCGAAGGATCAGAAAGGTAAGCGCCTGGCGGTGAAGGGAAAGCCGAGTAAGGTCGATTTCGTGTTCAACGTTCGGGCGGCGGTGATCCCCCTTACGAACAGCGCCGACACCATGCTCAACCTGAAATTCAACGTGCCGATCGAAACACTGATCGTTACGGGCGGGAAGATAGTGCAGTTCCCGATCTGCTACCACATGACGTGGAATGATTCAAAGCACCAGACCGCAAACTTCAACTTCGGTTGTCAGGCGGGGCTTCTGCCGGGGGATACGATTCAGTTTTCAGGCCGGGGCTTGAAGGGGAAGCCTGTCGCGGTCGCGTACAAATGGGTTCGCCCGGATAAGTCGGTGATCTTCTCCGGATCGTTGCCGAACGCGCACGCGCCGGCCGGCGACACGATGAAAACAAATATCCTGCGCTACCCGATGCCGAATCTCCAAAACGTCGGCCTCGACATCTACGGCGGCACCATGCAAACGGCGGTTGACATTACCGTCGGTACGAACGCCGACCTCAAAGGCGCGCATACCGTCTACCATCCGAAATTCAAGGATGTCGTCAAATCTCTGGTGAAGGGAGTAAAGGGAGGAGACCTGTACCATATCGCCCCGCCGCATCCGCTCAACACGTTCGATAAGAAGGGGGATCCGATCACCAAGAAGCAAAAGAGCCTCCCGCCGGACAAGCACAACAACAGTCTCTTTGGGGCACAACTGGCGCTCAAGCTCAATATTGCGGCGAGCGATTCGGGGGACTTCCCGCAGGGGCTTGGAGATTTGATCTATGATAACAGTTCGGTGAAGCTGGTGACCGGCCCGTTTGACGGACTGACGATTCGCGCGATCGCAGATTCCGTGGACAAGTATCTTGGAGACAACGGAGCGGTAGCCGGGACGGAGGATTCGACTGAGTTCTATAAAGTCGATTCGCTTATCAATGCGGCGTTTGCGGGGCCACTCGACACGATCAGTTGGAGTAACCGGAAGGTTGTCACCACCGGTGTAAGGCCGCTGAGCGATGTCCCCTATCTCCATACACCGCCGGTGAACACGCCGAGGGTCATAGTCGGTCATGGGCCCTCGACGACGTATATTCGCGTGCCGGAGGCGTTTCAACTGAGGCAGAATTACCCGAATCCTTTCAACCCACAAACGACCATAGAGTTTTCGTTACCTGAGCCGTCGATCGTCACGCTAAAGATTTACAATGTGCTCGGGCAGGAGGTGGCAAAGCTTCTGAACGGGGAGACGATGGATAACGGATCACAGGAGGTCGAGTTTAACGCGGCGAGTCTGCCTTCGGGGGTTTATTTCTACCGGCTGGAGGCGCAGAGCATCCTGGATGAGGAGACCGGTACGCTGGGAGAGATGCGGACGAGCGTGAAGAAGATGATGTTGCTGAGGTAG
- a CDS encoding universal stress protein encodes MKLKPSKKGPLEDEKKRAYTPLPVSLKRILVPIDFSEHSKDALTYANTLAEQFRSELILVYVVEPIVYPSDLGFGQVAMPNLEPEFTARGKAGLAQLIKEHVMAGLTARAIVQTGRAFLEILNTAKEEHVDLIVIATHGHAGVEHLIFGSTAEKVVKRARCPVLMVRPGGYFSPE; translated from the coding sequence ATGAAACTGAAACCCTCGAAGAAGGGTCCACTGGAGGACGAGAAAAAGCGGGCCTACACGCCACTGCCGGTTTCCCTGAAAAGGATTCTTGTGCCGATCGATTTTTCCGAGCACTCGAAAGACGCGCTCACCTATGCGAACACACTCGCGGAACAATTCCGTTCCGAGCTGATCCTTGTCTATGTCGTCGAACCGATCGTGTATCCCTCCGATCTCGGATTCGGGCAGGTGGCGATGCCGAACCTCGAACCTGAATTCACCGCCAGAGGAAAGGCCGGATTGGCTCAGTTGATCAAGGAGCATGTGATGGCCGGGCTCACGGCGCGAGCCATTGTCCAAACGGGGAGAGCTTTCCTTGAGATTCTCAATACGGCAAAGGAAGAACACGTCGACTTGATCGTCATCGCCACACACGGTCATGCGGGCGTCGAGCACCTGATCTTCGGCAGCACCGCTGAGAAGGTGGTGAAGAGGGCGCGCTGCCCTGTCCTGATGGTAAGACCGGGAGGATATTTCAGCCCGGAGTGA
- a CDS encoding branched-chain amino acid transaminase, translating into MPVKPVAKIWMNGKLVNWADAKIHVLSHVIHYGSSWFEGIRCYETKKGSAIFRLDKHMERLYDSTKIYHAEIPYTRDELEAAVINTIRVNKMKSCYIRPIVYRGYGDVGVNPLSNPVDVAIAVWDWGTYLGADALTKGIDVMVSSWTRPAPNTLPTIAKAGGNYLNAQLIKIEALSSGFVEGIALDVSGHVSEGSGENIFMVKNGDVYTPPFTSSILPGVTRSSVMTLLREAEYRVVEAPVSREMLTIADELFFTGTAAEITPIRSVNRLHVGDGKVGPITKEVQTAFFDVVRNGKDNHNWLKFIFND; encoded by the coding sequence ATGCCGGTCAAACCTGTCGCAAAAATATGGATGAACGGAAAGCTTGTCAACTGGGCGGACGCAAAGATTCATGTCCTCTCCCACGTCATCCACTATGGGTCGAGCTGGTTCGAAGGAATTCGCTGCTACGAGACCAAAAAGGGGTCGGCGATCTTCCGGCTCGACAAGCACATGGAACGGCTTTATGATTCCACAAAGATCTATCATGCAGAAATACCGTACACGCGGGACGAGCTTGAGGCCGCGGTGATCAATACGATCCGTGTCAACAAGATGAAATCGTGCTACATACGGCCGATCGTCTACCGCGGCTATGGGGATGTCGGAGTGAATCCGCTCAGTAACCCGGTCGATGTGGCGATCGCGGTATGGGACTGGGGAACGTACCTGGGGGCCGACGCGCTGACGAAGGGGATCGATGTGATGGTGTCGTCCTGGACTCGTCCGGCACCGAACACACTCCCCACGATTGCAAAAGCGGGCGGTAATTATCTGAATGCCCAGCTAATCAAGATTGAAGCGCTTTCATCGGGCTTTGTCGAGGGAATTGCCCTCGACGTTTCGGGGCATGTGAGCGAGGGAAGCGGAGAAAACATCTTCATGGTCAAAAACGGCGATGTCTATACTCCCCCCTTCACTTCCAGCATCCTTCCGGGTGTTACAAGGTCATCGGTGATGACATTACTCAGGGAAGCGGAATACCGCGTCGTCGAAGCGCCTGTTTCCCGCGAGATGCTGACGATCGCCGACGAGCTATTCTTTACGGGAACCGCCGCCGAGATTACGCCGATAAGGAGCGTGAACCGTCTCCATGTCGGCGACGGAAAAGTCGGACCGATCACCAAGGAGGTCCAGACCGCGTTTTTCGATGTGGTTCGGAACGGCAAAGACAATCATAACTGGCTGAAGTTCATCTTCAACGATTGA
- a CDS encoding pyridoxal phosphate-dependent aminotransferase family protein, which produces MFQKCRDFTRADEVKAAGFYPYFRAIEENEGPVVRIEGRKVIMAGSNNYLGLTAHPKVKEAAIKAVEKYGTGCSGSRYLTGTLDLHNELEARLAKFMGTEACLLFSTGYQTAQGIIPSLVQRGEYVLIDKDDHACIVAGVMMAKGMFAEVVRYKHNDMADLERVISRLPAEAAKLVVTDGVFSTTGEIVDLPHLVSICKKHNARTLVDDAHAVGVIGKGGRGTPSHFGLTDQVDMVMGTFSKTFASLGGFVVGEERTINFLKHQSPALIFSASPTPASVAAALAALDILEKEPERIDSLLRNANKMRSSFKKLGFQVIDGQTAIVPVIVGDDMIAFKFWRDLFDAGVFVNAFISPGVPQGMQMMRTSYMASHEDKHLDKILDLFEVEGKKLGLIT; this is translated from the coding sequence CTGTTTCAAAAGTGTCGTGATTTCACCCGCGCAGACGAAGTAAAAGCCGCCGGGTTCTATCCTTATTTCCGTGCGATCGAAGAGAACGAGGGACCGGTCGTCAGAATCGAGGGCCGCAAGGTCATCATGGCGGGCTCGAACAACTACCTCGGCCTCACCGCTCATCCGAAAGTCAAGGAAGCCGCCATCAAGGCGGTCGAGAAGTACGGGACGGGTTGCTCGGGATCGCGTTACCTGACCGGAACACTCGATCTGCACAACGAACTTGAGGCCCGGCTTGCTAAATTCATGGGAACCGAGGCCTGCCTCCTCTTTAGCACCGGCTACCAGACCGCTCAAGGCATTATCCCCTCCCTTGTTCAGCGCGGAGAGTATGTCCTCATCGACAAGGACGACCATGCATGCATCGTTGCTGGCGTCATGATGGCGAAGGGGATGTTCGCTGAGGTTGTCCGCTATAAGCACAACGACATGGCGGATCTGGAGCGCGTGATCTCGCGCCTACCTGCCGAGGCGGCAAAACTGGTGGTCACAGACGGTGTTTTTAGCACAACGGGCGAGATTGTCGATCTTCCGCACCTCGTAAGTATCTGCAAGAAACACAATGCCCGGACCCTCGTTGACGACGCGCATGCGGTAGGCGTGATCGGAAAGGGTGGAAGAGGAACCCCCAGCCATTTCGGGCTGACCGATCAGGTTGACATGGTGATGGGGACATTCAGCAAGACATTCGCATCTCTCGGTGGGTTCGTCGTCGGTGAAGAGCGGACGATCAATTTCCTGAAACACCAGTCCCCGGCGCTCATCTTCAGCGCGAGCCCGACGCCCGCATCGGTCGCCGCGGCACTTGCAGCGCTGGATATACTCGAGAAAGAGCCGGAAAGGATTGACAGCCTCCTCCGGAACGCTAACAAGATGCGAAGCAGCTTCAAGAAACTGGGCTTCCAGGTCATTGACGGGCAAACTGCCATCGTCCCCGTGATCGTGGGAGATGACATGATTGCCTTCAAATTCTGGCGCGACCTCTTCGATGCCGGGGTGTTTGTCAACGCGTTTATCAGTCCGGGCGTCCCCCAGGGGATGCAGATGATGCGCACGAGCTATATGGCTAGCCACGAGGATAAGCATCTCGACAAAATCCTGGATCTGTTCGAGGTCGAAGGGAAAAAGCTCGGCCTAATCACTTGA
- a CDS encoding NAD-dependent epimerase/dehydratase family protein, producing the protein MLVLITGATGFIGSHLAEELHKKGYKLRCLVRKTSNLVWIKHLPIEYIYGDLFDEAALRQSVAGVDYIYHVAGTTKSRTREGYFRGNHLGTKNLLDAVREMKPNLKRFILVSSMAGVGPATSVSPLDETTPFHPITAYGESKMEAEKECLNVADSIPITIARPPAVYGPRDKDVFEFFNTMNKGLQPMIGFNDKTVSLIHVADLVKGIILAGERPEALRQTYFISSERFYKWKEIGEVTARVMQKKGLRLHIPVSLVYTIAAVSELFSMVSGKAVLLNWEKAKDIVQDAWTADTSKAKKDLGFRESFSLEEGVRNTVQWYREQGWLN; encoded by the coding sequence ATGCTCGTCCTCATCACCGGGGCCACCGGCTTCATCGGCTCTCATCTTGCCGAAGAACTTCATAAGAAGGGGTATAAGTTACGCTGCCTTGTACGCAAGACATCCAATCTCGTCTGGATCAAACACCTCCCAATCGAATACATATACGGCGACCTTTTCGACGAGGCGGCTCTCAGGCAATCAGTAGCCGGAGTTGACTATATCTACCACGTCGCCGGCACGACAAAATCAAGAACGAGGGAAGGATATTTTCGTGGGAACCATCTCGGGACCAAAAACCTCCTCGATGCGGTCCGCGAAATGAAGCCCAATCTGAAACGATTCATCCTCGTCAGCTCGATGGCAGGAGTGGGCCCGGCAACCAGTGTCTCCCCCCTTGACGAAACCACTCCCTTCCACCCCATCACGGCCTACGGTGAAAGCAAGATGGAGGCGGAGAAGGAATGCTTGAATGTGGCCGATTCCATCCCGATAACCATCGCCCGTCCCCCCGCCGTGTATGGCCCGCGTGACAAGGACGTATTCGAATTCTTTAATACCATGAACAAGGGCCTCCAGCCGATGATCGGCTTCAATGACAAAACAGTGAGCCTGATTCATGTGGCAGACCTGGTGAAAGGTATCATTCTCGCCGGAGAACGCCCGGAAGCCCTCCGCCAGACATACTTTATCTCGAGTGAACGATTTTATAAATGGAAGGAAATTGGGGAAGTAACTGCCCGCGTTATGCAGAAAAAGGGGCTTCGGCTGCACATCCCGGTATCCCTCGTCTACACAATTGCCGCGGTTTCCGAGCTGTTTTCAATGGTGAGTGGAAAAGCCGTCCTCCTGAACTGGGAAAAGGCGAAGGATATTGTGCAGGATGCCTGGACTGCGGACACTTCCAAGGCAAAGAAAGATTTGGGATTCCGTGAATCCTTCTCACTCGAGGAGGGTGTCCGCAACACCGTTCAATGGTATCGCGAGCAGGGATGGCTGAACTAG
- a CDS encoding recombinase family protein, which translates to MELIKKAAEYIRCSTEQQEDSPEQQQRETRTYAAAHGYEIISSYIDFGKSGTTFTQRPEFMRMLSEVESGKAQFAAVICYDESRWGRAIDSEENTYWRVHFRRLGVKVLLVKTSIDPDHEYAPMLNAFAGIQASQYSKDLSGLTIRGAFNNGIYSNGGTAPYGYLRIAVNTKTGVERELAHGEWSVAGQEKVKWRIGATDEVETVRFIFSERAHGKSYIHIAKDLNDRSISCPKRGRWRNRDQRWATVSVKTIINNPTYYGARVYNRNSMSKIRARLAGRDAKTGVNYPHWLNDKKDWVIVENAHEALISKELWDKANSWSRLTVQKSSVNQYTFRSHYLLTGLIRCPLCGFNYQGWSGSADGKRYYKYIDGGWQNKRVCSYHGVQKEELEESTMAAIAKRMNNPLVIETIEEELKNFYDQGPNRIKSEIEDITTKLLEVESRLKKWIESFEGSGSARPSNVIIERLRELEIQRTHLKERLLALRRENARIDIGSTTQKVRNYMMSFIDRMQRAPVEEKKLLIRRAVSAIIVDRHEKVAHLYLWKIPAVTEELIDLYRNKKAPTEKPVSAERSGGRT; encoded by the coding sequence ATGGAACTGATTAAGAAAGCCGCAGAATACATACGCTGTTCGACGGAGCAACAGGAAGATTCTCCCGAACAACAGCAACGCGAAACTAGAACATACGCCGCCGCCCACGGCTATGAAATCATTTCAAGCTATATTGATTTTGGTAAGTCGGGGACGACGTTTACCCAGAGGCCGGAATTTATGCGAATGCTTAGCGAGGTCGAATCCGGCAAAGCACAGTTTGCAGCCGTCATTTGTTACGATGAATCACGCTGGGGACGTGCGATAGACTCCGAGGAGAATACGTATTGGAGAGTACACTTTCGGAGGTTGGGAGTAAAGGTCTTGCTTGTAAAGACTTCCATTGACCCCGACCATGAATATGCGCCGATGCTCAACGCGTTCGCCGGTATCCAGGCATCTCAGTATAGCAAGGATTTGTCTGGACTTACCATTCGTGGCGCGTTCAACAATGGGATATACTCAAACGGTGGTACGGCTCCGTATGGGTATTTACGCATCGCGGTGAATACGAAAACCGGCGTCGAGCGGGAGTTAGCTCATGGAGAATGGTCTGTGGCAGGACAGGAAAAGGTTAAGTGGCGAATTGGCGCTACCGACGAGGTTGAAACTGTCCGATTTATTTTCTCGGAGCGTGCCCACGGTAAATCGTACATTCATATAGCGAAGGATTTGAATGACCGGAGTATCAGTTGCCCCAAACGTGGAAGATGGCGGAACCGCGATCAAAGGTGGGCCACTGTAAGCGTAAAAACTATCATCAATAATCCCACATATTACGGTGCCAGGGTCTACAATAGGAATTCAATGAGCAAGATCCGAGCACGGCTGGCGGGACGCGACGCAAAAACGGGCGTCAATTATCCGCACTGGCTGAATGATAAAAAGGATTGGGTCATTGTCGAGAATGCTCACGAAGCCCTCATTAGTAAAGAATTATGGGACAAGGCAAACTCCTGGAGCAGGCTCACTGTGCAAAAGTCCTCAGTGAATCAGTATACATTCCGGAGTCATTATCTGCTCACGGGACTTATCCGTTGTCCTTTGTGCGGATTTAATTATCAAGGCTGGTCTGGATCTGCAGACGGAAAACGTTACTACAAGTATATCGACGGCGGCTGGCAGAACAAACGAGTCTGCTCTTATCACGGGGTGCAGAAGGAGGAGTTGGAAGAGTCTACAATGGCAGCAATCGCGAAAAGGATGAATAATCCCTTAGTAATTGAGACGATCGAGGAAGAACTCAAAAACTTTTATGATCAGGGACCGAATAGAATTAAGTCCGAAATCGAAGACATTACTACAAAACTGTTGGAAGTCGAGTCGAGGTTGAAGAAGTGGATTGAATCTTTTGAGGGAAGTGGTTCGGCTCGACCGTCTAATGTGATTATCGAGCGTCTTCGGGAACTGGAAATACAGCGCACACACCTTAAGGAGCGGCTCCTAGCCCTGAGAAGGGAAAATGCTCGCATCGATATTGGAAGCACGACGCAGAAGGTACGGAACTATATGATGAGCTTTATAGATCGAATGCAACGTGCACCGGTGGAAGAAAAGAAACTCCTGATCCGGAGGGCTGTTTCCGCTATCATAGTAGACAGACATGAGAAAGTGGCACATTTGTACCTCTGGAAAATACCGGCCGTGACAGAAGAACTCATCGATTTGTACAGAAATAAAAAGGCACCCACAGAAAAACCTGTGAGTGCCGAGCGTAGCGGGGGAAGGACTTGA
- a CDS encoding helix-turn-helix domain-containing protein — translation MSKKTTNKTTIPDLEVLSVRELAAYLGTSVWFIRRLVTIRKIPYTKIGGRVLFYMPAMREWLRDNTTWPGKHTSDWHRKRYDPSGELIKLMNRGDDNFA, via the coding sequence ATGAGCAAGAAAACAACCAACAAAACAACAATCCCCGATCTTGAAGTTCTATCCGTCCGAGAACTAGCTGCATACCTCGGTACTTCAGTATGGTTCATCCGGCGCCTCGTAACGATCCGAAAGATCCCTTACACGAAGATTGGCGGAAGGGTTCTGTTCTATATGCCCGCCATGAGGGAATGGCTCCGGGACAATACCACATGGCCGGGGAAGCATACTTCGGATTGGCATAGGAAAAGGTATGACCCCTCCGGAGAACTAATTAAGTTGATGAACCGCGGCGACGATAATTTCGCTTGA